One window of the Chloroflexia bacterium SDU3-3 genome contains the following:
- a CDS encoding VWA domain-containing protein translates to MIFRTPLALLLLLLLPIAVLIWRSRRGRTAALALALRLGILALVVLALADPVLAQKTMAHGALVVLADQSASLGDQGRAVLLARAQAIMRRDGAAYDSAHLLLFGKNQAAAPDQVDADASDLAAALRAAGGLIGGGQGRVVLLSDGGQTQGDALAEARSLGARGIPVDTAGYATSAAAEVWVSALDIPATLRQGEEFDAVVTVSSTGQATGEIQLSEGETVLAAQQIALTGGEQQVSFTTRATAQGVMRLTAQVTAQPDAEPRNNSASATALVAAPPNVLLVEGVGGGAAPLRVGLRSAGVQTQVIQARSLPAQMDVLDQFDGVVLVDVSAGEMTLDQMAALREFVRSEGRGLVATGGRASFTLGAYKGTPLEEVLPVQMDPPPRPKRADVAMLLVIDRSASMGGAAPSKFDMAKEAAMLATDSLRDEDRIGVLTFDTGVSWTVPFQQIGTGLSVAQIQEEIGTLAMGGGTDILAALQESLPQLATQPSTVRHAVLLTDGRSFTDEYPLYKQLVEQARTMDITLSTIAIGSDADTELLQLLASWGAGRYYFAASADDIPRLTLLESEIARAEPQFEGDFRATQIAPHPLLRDFPAYRLPQLGGYVATTLKPQAELVLKSPEEDPVLAVWQYGLGRAVAWTPSVETPWAPNWSNWDEYGRFWADIIRYTLPDADSGLTQARATASAQGVVISVDSLNPGGATVDLADTQAAITMPDGTLHRVTLRQVAPGRYTETVVLPSDGAYAVDITQLKDGEQRAVSIGYVQPYPAEYLPVTGGDALLAQISAASGGGRLADAAGAPTASAADESSEPLGLAPWLLLAAALLWPVEIAERRGWLRRAPR, encoded by the coding sequence ATGATATTTCGCACACCGCTGGCCCTGCTGCTGCTGCTGCTGCTGCCTATCGCCGTGCTGATCTGGCGCTCGCGCCGAGGTCGCACGGCAGCGCTGGCCCTCGCGCTGCGGCTGGGGATTTTGGCCCTGGTCGTGCTGGCGCTGGCCGATCCGGTGCTGGCCCAGAAGACCATGGCCCACGGCGCGCTGGTGGTGCTGGCCGATCAGTCGGCCAGCCTGGGCGACCAGGGCCGCGCGGTGCTGCTGGCCCGTGCCCAGGCGATCATGCGGCGCGATGGTGCGGCCTATGACTCGGCCCACCTGCTGCTGTTTGGGAAGAATCAGGCCGCCGCGCCCGATCAGGTGGATGCCGACGCCAGCGATCTGGCGGCGGCCCTGCGCGCGGCGGGCGGCCTGATCGGCGGCGGCCAGGGGCGCGTGGTGCTGCTCTCGGATGGCGGCCAGACCCAGGGCGACGCCCTGGCCGAGGCGCGCTCGCTTGGGGCGCGGGGCATCCCGGTGGATACGGCGGGCTACGCCACCAGCGCCGCCGCCGAGGTGTGGGTGTCTGCGCTGGATATCCCCGCCACGCTGCGCCAGGGCGAGGAGTTCGACGCGGTGGTGACGGTGTCTAGCACCGGCCAGGCCACCGGCGAGATCCAGCTCTCCGAGGGGGAAACTGTGCTGGCTGCCCAGCAGATCGCGCTCACCGGCGGCGAGCAGCAGGTGAGCTTCACCACCCGCGCCACCGCCCAGGGTGTGATGCGTCTGACGGCCCAGGTGACCGCACAGCCCGACGCCGAGCCGCGCAACAACAGCGCCTCGGCCACGGCGCTGGTGGCCGCGCCGCCCAACGTGCTGCTGGTGGAGGGCGTGGGCGGCGGGGCCGCGCCGCTGCGCGTGGGTCTGCGCAGCGCAGGCGTGCAGACCCAGGTCATCCAGGCCCGCTCGCTGCCCGCGCAGATGGATGTGCTCGATCAGTTCGACGGCGTGGTGCTGGTGGATGTGAGCGCGGGCGAGATGACCCTAGACCAGATGGCGGCGCTGCGCGAGTTTGTGCGCAGCGAGGGGCGCGGCCTGGTGGCCACGGGCGGGCGGGCCAGCTTCACGCTGGGGGCCTACAAGGGCACCCCGCTTGAGGAGGTGCTGCCGGTGCAGATGGACCCGCCGCCCCGCCCCAAGCGCGCCGATGTGGCCATGCTGCTGGTGATCGATCGCTCGGCCAGCATGGGTGGGGCCGCACCATCCAAGTTCGACATGGCCAAGGAGGCGGCCATGCTGGCCACCGACTCGCTGCGCGATGAGGACCGCATTGGGGTGCTGACCTTTGACACCGGCGTGAGCTGGACGGTGCCGTTTCAGCAGATTGGCACCGGGCTGAGCGTCGCCCAGATCCAGGAGGAGATCGGCACGCTGGCCATGGGCGGCGGCACCGACATCCTGGCCGCGCTGCAGGAGTCGCTGCCCCAGCTGGCCACACAGCCCAGCACGGTGCGCCACGCTGTGCTGCTGACCGACGGGCGCTCGTTCACCGACGAGTACCCGCTCTATAAGCAGCTGGTCGAGCAGGCCCGCACGATGGATATCACGCTTTCCACCATCGCGATCGGCAGCGATGCCGACACCGAGCTGCTGCAGCTGCTGGCCAGCTGGGGGGCGGGGCGCTACTATTTCGCCGCATCCGCCGACGACATCCCGCGCCTCACGCTGCTGGAGAGCGAGATCGCCCGCGCCGAGCCGCAGTTCGAGGGCGATTTCCGCGCCACGCAGATCGCACCGCACCCGCTGCTGCGCGATTTTCCCGCCTATCGCCTGCCCCAGCTGGGCGGCTATGTGGCCACCACGCTCAAACCCCAGGCCGAGCTGGTGCTCAAGTCGCCCGAGGAGGATCCGGTGCTGGCGGTCTGGCAGTATGGCCTGGGCCGCGCCGTGGCCTGGACGCCCAGCGTCGAGACGCCCTGGGCACCAAACTGGTCGAACTGGGATGAGTATGGCCGATTCTGGGCCGACATCATCCGCTACACCCTGCCCGACGCCGACAGCGGCCTAACCCAGGCCCGCGCCACGGCCAGCGCCCAGGGCGTGGTGATCAGCGTCGACTCGCTCAACCCCGGCGGGGCCACCGTCGATCTGGCCGACACCCAGGCTGCCATCACCATGCCCGATGGTACGCTGCACCGCGTCACGCTGCGCCAGGTGGCCCCAGGCCGCTACACCGAGACCGTGGTGCTGCCGAGTGATGGTGCCTATGCGGTGGACATAACGCAGCTGAAGGACGGCGAGCAGCGCGCGGTCAGCATCGGCTATGTGCAGCCCTACCCTGCCGAGTACCTGCCCGTCACAGGTGGCGATGCGCTGCTGGCGCAGATCAGCGCGGCCAGCGGCGGCGGCAGGCTTGCCGATGCTGCGGGTGCGCCCACAGCATCGGCGGCGGATGAGTCGAGCGAGCCGCTGGGCCTCGCGCCCTGGCTGCTGCTGGCGGCGGCCCTGCTCTGGCCGGTGGAGATCGCCGAGCGCCGTGGCTGGCTGCGCCGAGCGCCGAGGTAG
- a CDS encoding glycerol acyltransferase, giving the protein MSAPHPDVAPLPAIPARHWRLGEELVYRLLIEWPTRRSFSRVWLKLDGPLPHPADGPLICAMNHVSWWDGYAAMLLQRKLLRRTFQPYLMMDVRQLRRYQFFTWLGVFSVDLEDREQARRSVAYIARRLAERRDRVLWIFPQGEILPNDQRPLRIYPGVATVAQRAGGARIWPVALRYEFRNEQRPELFIRCGPPHAAPAGERAALRDVRASLTAQVDALRDEVNAGQTQGYRLLMGGIPGINRLSDALTAAIRPRPAR; this is encoded by the coding sequence ATGTCTGCTCCCCACCCCGATGTGGCCCCGCTTCCCGCCATCCCCGCGCGCCACTGGCGGCTGGGCGAGGAGCTGGTCTACCGACTGCTGATCGAGTGGCCTACGCGCCGCAGCTTTAGCCGCGTTTGGCTGAAGCTCGATGGCCCGCTGCCCCACCCCGCCGACGGCCCGCTGATCTGCGCCATGAACCACGTGTCGTGGTGGGATGGCTACGCCGCCATGCTGCTGCAGCGCAAGCTGCTGCGCCGCACCTTCCAGCCCTACCTGATGATGGATGTGCGCCAGCTGCGCCGCTATCAGTTTTTTACATGGCTGGGGGTGTTTTCGGTCGATCTGGAAGATCGCGAGCAGGCGCGGCGCTCGGTGGCCTATATCGCGCGGCGGCTGGCCGAGCGGCGCGACCGCGTGCTGTGGATCTTCCCGCAGGGTGAAATACTGCCCAACGATCAGCGCCCGCTGCGCATCTACCCAGGGGTGGCCACGGTCGCCCAGCGGGCGGGCGGCGCGCGCATCTGGCCGGTGGCGCTGCGCTACGAGTTCCGCAACGAGCAGCGCCCCGAGCTGTTCATCCGCTGCGGGCCGCCCCACGCCGCGCCTGCGGGCGAGCGCGCCGCGCTGCGCGACGTGCGCGCCAGCCTTACCGCCCAGGTGGATGCCCTGCGCGACGAGGTGAACGCAGGCCAGACCCAGGGCTACCGCCTGCTCATGGGTGGCATCCCTGGCATCAACCGCCTGAGCGACGCGCTGACCGCCGCCATTCGCCCACGGCCAGCGCGCTAA
- a CDS encoding glycosyltransferase family 4 protein, with product MINVMFMQSQSFYGADSELHAQLLRYMDRSQVSLSVALTQALRETPEISAKLYFEKIPGIVVRPTEFGRSREDMRGAGDYAANLVRTFGGLLGLAGFIRAHRIQVIHGTEKPRDAFYGTLLAKLTGARSVVHMHVSYGDWLASNVKWALRNADAIIAVSPFSAKSIVDAGFAAGKVHTVLNSLDLASQRWNSRSTAREVRASLGIPEGAVVMGVVSRLFLYKGHRDLLDALARVKDQMPDYRLVIVGEDDPRAHPGGGSFTEELKTQAAELGISQNIIFTGFRTDIPQLMESFDMYTMPSWEEPFGMVYIEAMALNKPVVAWRQAGPEEIVVDGETGFLPAPKDIEALGTCILQLAQSAELRAQFGRAGRQRVEDYFSSKRMCADVVSIYQSIVGRP from the coding sequence GTGATAAATGTGATGTTCATGCAGTCGCAGTCGTTCTACGGGGCCGACTCGGAGCTGCACGCGCAGCTCTTACGCTATATGGATCGCTCGCAGGTATCGCTGAGCGTGGCGCTCACCCAGGCCCTGCGCGAAACGCCCGAGATCTCGGCCAAGCTCTACTTCGAAAAAATCCCGGGCATCGTGGTGCGGCCAACCGAATTTGGCCGATCGCGTGAGGACATGCGCGGCGCTGGCGACTACGCGGCCAACCTGGTGCGCACCTTCGGCGGGCTGCTGGGGCTGGCGGGCTTCATCCGCGCCCACCGCATCCAGGTCATCCACGGCACCGAGAAGCCGCGCGACGCCTTCTATGGCACGCTGCTGGCCAAGCTCACCGGCGCGCGCAGCGTGGTGCACATGCACGTGAGCTACGGCGACTGGCTGGCATCCAACGTGAAGTGGGCGCTGCGCAACGCCGATGCGATCATCGCCGTGTCGCCCTTCTCGGCCAAGTCGATTGTGGATGCGGGGTTCGCTGCGGGCAAGGTGCACACCGTGCTGAACAGCCTGGATCTGGCCAGCCAGCGCTGGAACAGCCGCTCGACCGCGCGCGAGGTGCGCGCCAGCCTGGGCATCCCCGAGGGCGCGGTGGTGATGGGCGTGGTCTCGCGGCTGTTCCTCTACAAGGGCCACCGCGACTTGCTCGACGCCCTGGCCCGCGTCAAGGATCAGATGCCCGACTACCGGCTGGTGATTGTGGGCGAGGACGACCCGCGTGCCCACCCCGGCGGCGGCAGCTTCACCGAGGAGCTGAAGACCCAGGCCGCCGAGCTAGGCATCAGCCAGAACATCATTTTCACTGGCTTCCGCACCGACATCCCCCAGCTGATGGAGAGCTTCGACATGTACACCATGCCATCCTGGGAAGAGCCGTTTGGCATGGTGTATATCGAGGCAATGGCGCTGAACAAGCCGGTGGTGGCGTGGCGGCAGGCCGGGCCAGAGGAGATCGTGGTAGATGGCGAGACCGGGTTCCTGCCCGCGCCCAAAGACATCGAGGCGCTCGGCACATGCATCCTCCAGCTGGCCCAGAGCGCCGAGCTGCGCGCGCAGTTTGGCCGGGCTGGCCGCCAGCGGGTCGAGGATTATTTCTCGTCGAAGCGCATGTGCGCCGACGTGGTGTCGATCTACCAGAGCATCGTGGGGCGACCATAG
- a CDS encoding FtsX-like permease family protein: protein MHILESFRIAFTALGTNKLRSLLTMLGIIIGVASVIGMLAIGQGLRTFLDQQFASFGVGVFYAAPFVNTRKADVALSARLTAADIEAVGQPGVAPAVKAISYDWSDNLPISAGGKRATHSVRAVTPSFFAISENTLGPGRFFTDDENHASMRLAVIGEGIAEDYFGGANEAMGQRISVNGVAFDVVGVLVNKSSGGGPFSDTRVTVYVPYQTGKERLFRNQMSSRVDINTATIQAVDANQSAEAIRQVTEIIRERHRLTYQDNDFTIIDLGQLIQTVNGIIAGFNMFLVTIAAISLVVGGVGIMNIMLVSVAERTREIGLRKAVGARHMDILQQFLIESLVLSLIGGVLGIALGYMFSMLGTFVLVVLFEAEGAVAQVTLGAVALATGISALIGIFFGFVPALQAARLRPIEALRYE from the coding sequence ATGCATATTCTTGAGTCGTTCCGAATCGCATTCACGGCGCTGGGCACCAACAAGCTGCGCTCGCTGCTCACCATGCTGGGCATCATCATCGGTGTGGCCTCGGTGATCGGCATGCTGGCGATCGGCCAGGGGTTGCGCACCTTTCTCGACCAGCAGTTTGCCAGTTTCGGGGTGGGTGTGTTCTACGCCGCGCCCTTCGTCAATACGCGCAAGGCCGATGTGGCGCTGTCCGCGCGTCTGACCGCCGCCGATATCGAGGCCGTGGGCCAGCCGGGCGTGGCCCCGGCGGTGAAGGCTATCTCCTACGACTGGAGCGACAACCTGCCGATCTCGGCGGGCGGCAAGCGCGCCACCCACTCGGTGCGGGCGGTGACGCCTAGCTTTTTCGCCATCAGCGAGAATACGCTGGGGCCAGGCCGCTTTTTCACCGATGACGAGAACCACGCCTCCATGCGCCTCGCGGTGATCGGCGAGGGCATCGCCGAGGACTACTTCGGCGGTGCCAACGAGGCCATGGGCCAGCGCATCTCGGTCAACGGCGTGGCCTTCGATGTGGTGGGCGTGCTGGTCAACAAATCTAGCGGTGGCGGCCCGTTCTCCGACACGCGGGTGACAGTGTATGTGCCTTACCAGACTGGCAAGGAGCGCCTGTTCCGCAACCAGATGTCCTCGCGGGTGGATATCAACACCGCCACCATCCAGGCGGTGGATGCCAACCAGTCCGCCGAGGCCATCCGCCAGGTGACCGAGATCATCCGCGAGCGCCACCGGCTGACCTACCAGGACAATGATTTTACGATCATTGACCTCGGCCAGCTGATCCAGACGGTCAACGGCATCATCGCAGGGTTTAACATGTTCCTTGTCACCATTGCGGCGATCTCGCTGGTGGTGGGCGGCGTGGGCATCATGAACATCATGCTGGTGAGCGTGGCCGAGCGCACCCGCGAGATCGGGCTGCGCAAGGCGGTGGGCGCGCGCCACATGGACATCCTGCAGCAGTTCCTGATCGAGTCGCTGGTGCTCAGCCTGATCGGCGGGGTGCTGGGCATCGCGCTGGGCTACATGTTCTCGATGCTGGGCACCTTTGTGCTGGTGGTGCTGTTCGAGGCCGAGGGCGCGGTGGCCCAGGTGACGCTGGGCGCGGTCGCGCTGGCCACCGGCATCTCGGCGCTGATCGGCATCTTCTTCGGCTTTGTGCCGGCGCTGCAGGCCGCCCGCCTGCGCCCGATCGAAGCCCTGCGCTATGAGTGA
- a CDS encoding efflux RND transporter periplasmic adaptor subunit, translating to MKDVCRNVQPDIARWRQNTQVRAAIVFSRGATKHMAAVATERKKGRGNRRWIIGGIVGLVLVGLCGGGAFLAQSSARTAAEQLAASKWKTAEVTSGTIDASVSGTGNVAAASEAGLQFSTTGTVKQIFVKEGDAVKAGQPLAQLDTADLELAVDSAQADLKQAKAEYDKLMAGATPEEIAQAKAALDQARGQYTQTVGSVTKSDIDAAKANLTKAKEALAQLEAGPKSADQRSYQSALDQAQANLQNQRDSLSQAKTNAKASLDQAVNSLSQAQAAYSVAKHNWDYVQETGRDPVNPSVTGADGKKSANTLNDGARQQYYSNYVQAETSLHNAESAVAQAQAAYDTARQNEIVGVQSAQQQLDKAQGDMDELNAGAKADELAAARAQVASAQAELDRLTGANRSGSLASARAGVASSEAALAKLTAGPLATDLATAEAGVARAEAALKRAQRNLEQATLSAPFDGTVAKINIQVGEPSSGSVSSSSSTSSSGSGGAIDFADLSAYHIDVPIDELDIAQVAPKQAVRITLDAMPDSDITGVVASIAPVATKNTQGTTTYEVTVNITPGDSHVMSGMTASVDIITQQKTDAVLVPRRAIQIENGKNYVWVPSSGQPDPATGRPASERRDVTLGLTNTEFAEVTSGLKAGDTVLVAEASSVMNPMEN from the coding sequence ATGAAGGACGTGTGTAGAAATGTGCAACCCGATATAGCGCGATGGCGTCAAAACACACAGGTTAGGGCAGCTATTGTTTTTAGCAGAGGAGCGACTAAACACATGGCGGCAGTCGCAACAGAGCGGAAAAAAGGTCGTGGGAACAGGCGGTGGATCATCGGCGGGATCGTGGGCCTGGTGCTGGTGGGGCTGTGCGGCGGCGGGGCCTTTCTGGCCCAGTCGTCGGCGCGCACGGCAGCAGAGCAGCTGGCCGCATCCAAGTGGAAGACCGCCGAGGTCACCAGCGGCACCATCGACGCATCGGTGAGCGGCACGGGGAATGTGGCCGCCGCGAGCGAGGCGGGGCTTCAGTTTTCCACCACCGGCACCGTGAAGCAGATTTTTGTCAAAGAGGGCGATGCGGTGAAGGCGGGCCAGCCGCTCGCCCAGCTCGATACGGCCGACCTAGAGCTGGCGGTCGATAGCGCCCAGGCCGACCTGAAGCAGGCCAAGGCCGAGTACGACAAGCTGATGGCCGGGGCCACCCCCGAGGAGATCGCCCAGGCCAAGGCCGCGCTCGACCAGGCCCGTGGCCAGTATACCCAGACGGTGGGCAGCGTCACCAAATCCGACATCGACGCGGCCAAGGCCAACCTGACCAAGGCCAAAGAGGCTTTGGCTCAGCTTGAGGCTGGCCCGAAGTCCGCCGATCAGCGCAGCTACCAGTCGGCGCTCGATCAGGCCCAGGCCAACCTGCAGAATCAGCGCGACAGCCTCTCGCAGGCCAAGACCAACGCCAAGGCCTCGCTCGATCAGGCCGTCAACTCGCTGTCGCAGGCCCAGGCCGCCTACAGCGTGGCCAAGCACAATTGGGACTACGTGCAGGAGACCGGGCGCGACCCGGTGAACCCCAGCGTGACCGGCGCCGACGGCAAGAAGAGCGCCAACACCCTGAACGATGGCGCGCGCCAGCAGTACTACAGCAACTATGTGCAGGCCGAGACCTCGCTGCACAACGCCGAGTCGGCGGTGGCCCAGGCTCAGGCCGCCTACGACACCGCGCGCCAGAACGAGATCGTGGGCGTGCAGAGCGCCCAGCAGCAGCTGGACAAGGCCCAGGGCGACATGGATGAGCTGAACGCCGGGGCCAAGGCCGACGAGCTGGCCGCCGCGCGCGCCCAGGTGGCCAGCGCCCAGGCCGAGCTGGATCGGCTGACTGGCGCGAATCGCAGCGGCAGCCTCGCGTCTGCCCGCGCTGGCGTGGCCTCATCCGAGGCGGCGCTGGCCAAGCTCACCGCTGGCCCGCTGGCCACCGATCTGGCCACCGCCGAGGCTGGCGTGGCCCGCGCCGAGGCCGCGCTCAAGCGCGCCCAGCGCAACCTGGAGCAGGCCACCCTTTCCGCGCCCTTCGACGGCACTGTGGCCAAGATCAATATCCAAGTCGGCGAGCCATCGAGCGGCTCGGTCAGCTCGTCGAGCAGCACGAGCAGCAGCGGCAGTGGCGGCGCGATTGACTTTGCGGATTTGAGCGCCTATCATATCGATGTGCCCATCGACGAACTCGATATCGCCCAGGTTGCGCCCAAGCAAGCCGTCCGCATCACGCTCGATGCCATGCCCGATAGCGATATCACGGGTGTAGTGGCGAGCATCGCACCTGTGGCCACCAAGAACACCCAGGGCACCACCACCTACGAGGTCACAGTCAACATCACGCCTGGTGACAGCCATGTGATGTCGGGCATGACCGCGTCGGTGGACATTATCACCCAGCAGAAGACGGATGCGGTGCTCGTGCCACGCCGCGCCATACAGATTGAAAATGGCAAGAATTATGTCTGGGTACCCTCATCCGGCCAGCCCGACCCTGCCACAGGCCGCCCAGCCAGCGAGCGCCGCGATGTGACGCTGGGATTGACCAACACCGAGTTTGCCGAGGTGACAAGCGGCCTGAAGGCGGGTGACACCGTGCTGGTCGCCGAAGCCAGCTCGGTGATGAACCCGATGGAGAATTAG
- a CDS encoding ABC transporter ATP-binding protein: MSALIEVRGLTKVYQMGDLEVQALRGVDLTIDEGEMVAIMGPSGSGKSTLMNIIGCLDLPSAGSYFLDGVDVGSLNDNQLAAIRNQKIGFVFQQYMLLQRTSAVRNVELPLLYSDTPGNRHARAVAALTAVGMGERLGHKPNELSGGQQQRVAIARALVNEPRIIMADEPTGALDSRTGEEIMGIFQQLNREQGITVILVTHDAEVGRHANRTISIRDGAISSDVAVHDRIIIPAPATSGALLETHA, translated from the coding sequence ATGAGTGCGCTGATTGAGGTTCGGGGGCTGACCAAGGTCTACCAGATGGGCGATCTTGAGGTGCAGGCGCTGCGCGGGGTCGATCTGACCATTGATGAGGGCGAGATGGTGGCGATCATGGGGCCGTCGGGGTCAGGAAAATCGACCCTGATGAACATAATCGGCTGCCTCGACCTGCCCAGCGCCGGCAGCTACTTTCTGGATGGTGTCGATGTCGGCAGCCTAAATGACAACCAGCTGGCCGCCATCCGCAACCAGAAGATCGGCTTTGTCTTTCAGCAGTACATGCTGCTGCAGCGCACATCGGCAGTGCGCAATGTCGAGCTGCCGCTGCTCTATAGCGACACCCCTGGCAATCGCCACGCCCGCGCGGTGGCCGCGCTCACGGCGGTGGGTATGGGCGAGCGGCTCGGCCACAAGCCCAACGAGCTGTCGGGCGGCCAGCAGCAGCGCGTGGCCATCGCCCGCGCCCTGGTGAACGAGCCGCGCATCATCATGGCCGACGAGCCGACCGGCGCGCTCGACTCGCGCACGGGCGAGGAGATCATGGGCATCTTCCAGCAGCTCAACCGCGAGCAGGGCATCACCGTCATCCTGGTGACGCACGACGCCGAGGTGGGCCGCCACGCCAACCGCACGATCAGCATCCGCGACGGCGCTATCTCCAGCGACGTGGCGGTGCACGACCGGATCATCATCCCCGCGCCCGCGACCTCGGGCGCGCTGCTGGAGACCCACGCCTAG
- a CDS encoding carotenoid biosynthesis protein, with product MNNMSSSSSTRHSFWRYLTATLFWFYAVLLPGSIVLVALDRVPTWGLGFGGVLLVLQGGAMLAWMAWGYGRAGLAAALLVLALGFGVEYLGETSGVPFGRYRYTEQLQPQLLGVVPLPITMAWLMSSTAAYEIARQIAPGRGRTLQLLAAATLILLLDLQIETVATQINRYWEWIDHGPYYGVPTANFVAWWCVGLIMSWALGALLGTRKPAAQAAAYRPSDRWLQRHLPPWGWLRRAAQRYRAHEIWLFHALPLLLYTLSTVMFTIVNAARGYLAASAIGLLVLVALSALAVGEWRRSARRSGG from the coding sequence ATGAATAATATGTCATCAAGCTCGTCTACACGCCACTCATTTTGGCGCTACCTCACCGCCACTCTGTTCTGGTTTTACGCCGTCCTGCTGCCAGGATCGATCGTACTGGTAGCGCTAGATCGCGTGCCCACGTGGGGCCTGGGCTTCGGCGGGGTGCTGCTGGTACTACAGGGCGGCGCAATGCTGGCCTGGATGGCCTGGGGCTACGGGCGGGCGGGCCTGGCAGCAGCGCTGCTGGTGCTGGCGCTGGGCTTTGGGGTGGAGTACCTGGGCGAGACCAGCGGGGTGCCCTTCGGGCGCTACCGCTACACCGAGCAGCTGCAGCCGCAGCTGCTGGGCGTGGTGCCGCTGCCCATCACCATGGCCTGGCTGATGTCCTCCACCGCCGCCTACGAGATCGCGCGGCAGATCGCGCCTGGGCGGGGCCGCACGCTGCAGCTGCTCGCCGCCGCGACGCTCATCCTGCTGCTCGACCTGCAGATCGAGACGGTGGCCACGCAGATCAACCGCTACTGGGAATGGATCGACCACGGCCCCTACTATGGCGTGCCGACCGCCAACTTTGTGGCCTGGTGGTGCGTAGGCCTGATCATGAGCTGGGCGCTCGGCGCGCTGCTGGGCACGCGCAAGCCCGCCGCGCAGGCGGCAGCCTACCGCCCCAGCGACCGCTGGCTGCAGCGACATCTGCCCCCGTGGGGCTGGCTGCGGCGCGCTGCCCAGCGCTACCGCGCCCACGAGATCTGGCTCTTCCATGCGCTGCCGCTGCTGCTCTACACGCTCTCCACCGTTATGTTCACTATCGTAAATGCGGCGCGGGGCTACCTGGCGGCCAGCGCCATCGGCCTGCTGGTGCTGGTCGCGCTTAGCGCGCTGGCCGTGGGCGAATGGCGGCGGTCAGCGCGTCGCTCAGGCGGTTGA
- a CDS encoding response regulator, with amino-acid sequence MTQPKQIRLLLIEDDGGIANVIKLGLRDLGITHTIDHAFTAEEALALFHEHHYDLLLSDYNLRGKNGLDLIREIKQEGSTIPTVLVTAYDTATIRREATSAGVNRFVSKPFFIDEFIDLVRSLIPAQASELGL; translated from the coding sequence ATGACCCAGCCGAAACAGATCCGGCTTTTGCTTATCGAGGATGACGGCGGGATCGCCAATGTCATCAAGCTCGGTCTTCGTGATCTGGGTATCACTCACACCATTGACCACGCCTTCACCGCCGAGGAGGCGCTGGCCCTCTTTCACGAACATCACTACGATCTTCTGCTGAGCGACTATAATCTACGTGGCAAAAATGGGCTGGATCTCATCCGCGAGATCAAGCAGGAGGGCTCCACCATTCCCACGGTCCTGGTGACGGCCTACGACACCGCGACGATCCGCCGCGAGGCCACCAGCGCCGGGGTCAACCGCTTCGTCTCGAAGCCATTTTTTATCGATGAGTTCATCGATCTGGTGCGCAGCCTCATCCCTGCCCAGGCCAGCGAGCTTGGCCTCTAG